CATCGTACCCGGTGTTGTCGAGGGTATGCGTCCCTGTGTCCAGTTCGCGCTTTTTCACAAGGGCCCGAAGCCGCGCGGTCCCCCTGATGGCGCGATATACGGTGAGCCGATCCTCCGAGGTGAGCCTGCGTTCACGCTCTTCGGCGCTTTGGGTATTCCTCCTGAACACATAGAAGGTGCGCCGGGCGTAGAACAGGCATTCGCCGAAATAGTTGTGTATTTTTTTCTCCACTTCCGTCACCCGCGCAAGGCCATGGTCCGCGAAAAGCTTCTCCCACCATTCGGTGTGCGCCCAGGTAAGATGGCCGCTGGATGGAACGAGCGGATCGAACGAATTTAGCGTCAGGCATTTGAACGGCTCGCGCTTATCGAACTGTTCCCGGTTCTCTTCGAACTCCAGGGGGAATATCTCGCCGTACATCCTGTCGCACCCGAATCCGGGTATGACGAAAAAGTAGAAAGCGTCCTGCGTGGACACGTCTATGAGCGAGGTTATGTATTCGCCGAGCCTGCGCGGGTCCAGATGCTCCCATATGTCAAAGCCCAGCACGGTGTCGAAAAGGCGGCCATCGGCCCTGTAATTTCGCAGCACGTCCAGCAGGTCCCCGGCGGCGAGCTTTCCTGCAAGCTCCGGCCAGGTGTCCTTTAAAATCTCCTCGCTTATGTCCACCCCGTGGACGTCCACTTCCCCGGAAAGGCCAAGCGTGAAAAGATCGTCGGCCGCGCCGCACCCTATCTCCAGCGCCTTTCGCGGCTTTAAGGAAGAGATTATGGAGGCGAAAAGCAGGTTGTGGGTCCGGACGATCCCCTTGACCCGCCCGATATGGCTGTCGAAATACGCGCTTCCGTAGAAGTTGGAGCTTTCAATGTTGTGGATCAGTCGGGTATAGTCTTCGTCGCTCTCGATCTGGACGACGTTGGCCTCATCCCCTTTTTTGTACGCCGGGCCGTCGCCGGCATATCTGGCTTTAAGGATTTTCATCTGCGCATGATACCATCCGCCGGGCGGCGTGGCCCGCCAATTTTGGCGGGGCGATATGCCCTATACTTGCCCTTCAGGCGCGCCAAAGGCGTTTATGGCCGGGCCATACGCCTTGTCGCTGACTGCGATATGCTCTTTGAGCCATTCGGTGACGAACCGCAGGATGTCCAGCGGCATCACACGCACCCCGCTCATGTGGTCGTTTATGTAATTTAGCACCTCGGCCTTGAAACCCTCGTGCTGGCGCTTATGGTCGTCATATTTTGCGTAATGGCATTCCTGCAACGCCTTTTCCTCCGCAACGAAATGGTATGAAGCGTAGTTGGCAAGTTCGTTCAACGTGGGGAGCAGCGCCTCCCTCCCCTTGCCGGAGGTGATCCCCTTGTGCAGGTCGTTGATTATGCCGAAAAGTTTTTTATGCTGGCCGTCGAACAGGTCAACGCCGGTGCTGAAAGAATCGCTCCATTCAACGTACATGACCCATACCCCACAAGGAGAAGATTAGGCGGATTATATATTGGAGCGGAACATATTACAAGTCTTGGCGGGAGAAGGCGCCCAGGTTACGAATACCTTCTCTCCAGCCAGCGGGAGAACGCCGTGAGGGTGTAGCATAGCGAAAAATACAATATCGCGATGAATATAAAAATCTCGAAGGGGAATATCATCGTGCGGTTGTTCACCTGGGTGGCGATGCTGGTCAACTCCGGAACGCCGACGATGAACGCAAGGGACGTGTCCTTCACAAGCGACACAAGCTGGTTTACGAACGAGGGGATCATGTGGCGCAATCCCTGGGGGAGCACAACATATATCATCGCCTGCCAGTAACCAAGCCCGGTGGACATGGCCGCCTCCATCTGCCCCCTGGGCACCCCCTCTATGCCGGCCCGCACTATCTGCCCCATGTAGGCCGACGTGAAAATCGTGAGGGCCGCTATCACCGTCCTGCTCTCCGGCACGGCGCCCCCCGTGGCAAGCGGGAGCAGGAAATACATCCAGAAAATCACCATGAGCAGCGGCATGCCCCGCAGCACTTCGCAATATATCTTGGAGACCCGCCGGATCACATCGTGCCGGGCCACGCCCATCAGCCCCACCACTATCCCGAACAAAATGGAAAGGGCGCACGAGGTGACCGCCAGGTATATCGTCAGCGCAAATCCCCCCAGCGGGCCGTGTGGCCACAGCCCCACCATGAAATACGGCAGGTTGTTTGCTATCACGGAATAATCGAACATGTCAGGCGTGCCTCCCCGCCATCAGGTACTTCTTGCGATAGACGTTCATCGCGGCGGAGATCATCAGCGACAGGGCCAGGTAGATAAGGGTGGCGGCGGTGAAGGCCTCGAATCCCTTCAGGGTCTCGCTTTCCACCTGGCGCGCCTGGTATGAAAGCTCCGCCACGCCGATGGTCATGGCCAGGGAGGAGTTTTTCATCAAATTCAAAAACTGGCCGATGAGCGGCGGCACCGATATGCGCACCGCCTGGGGAAGTATCACGTGGCGCATTGCGCCAAGGTAGCTGAATCCGGAGCTTACCGCCGCCTCCATCTGGGTCTTTGGCACGGCGCGCACACCGGAGCGGATGTCCTCGGCGATGAATGCGGAAGTGTATATCGCAAGCCCGGCGGCCGCTGCCCAGAACTCAAAGTCGCCGGTGGTGTTGAGCCAGTCGTTGAACGCCGCGGGGAGTATCTTGTACGACCCGAAATACCAGAAAAATATCTGCACCAGCAGCGGCGTATTGCGGATGAATTCCAGGTACGCCATGGAGCCGAGCCGGAAAACGCCGTGGTGGCTCATCCGCGCCACCGCCACCAGCACGCCGATGGCGAAGGCGAGGATGATGGACACGGACGACAACTGGAGGGTGACCTTGAGCCCCTCGAAAAGCCACAGGGCGTACTTTCCCGAGGTTATTACCGTCCAGTCAAAGCTGTATCCGGACACTTGCCGCGCGGCCTTGTCAGGGGGCTATCTTGAAATTGCGTTTGAGCGGAGCCTTGGACTTCGGCCCGAACCATTTGCCGAAAATCTTCGCCGCCTCGCCGCTCTTCTCCATCTCCAGAAGCGTGGTGTTCACAAGCTTCACCAGGTCCTCCTCCCCCTTGCGCATTCCAAGGCCGTACGGCTCATCGGATATCCCCACGTTGGGAATCTCGAATTCCGCCGGGTTGGCCGCCTTTGCCATGATGCCGGCCAGTATGGCCTCGTCCGTGGTCACCGCGAACACTTTGCCCTGCTGCAGCGCCAGGAACGCCTGGGGATAGTCGTCAAAGGCCAGCACCTTGGCGCCGGGAAGCGCCTTTTTCACGTTCTGCTCGGAAGTGGAGCCCTTGGCGGTGCCGATCTTCTTCCCCTCCAGGTCCGCAAGCTTGGCCACCGTCCCTTTTTTCACCAGGAATTTCTGGCCGGTGAGAAAATACGTGTGGGAAAAATCTATCTGTGTAGCGCGCTCCGGCGTCTTGGTCATTGTGGCGGCGATGATGTCTATGTTGCCCGACACCAGCTGCGGGATGCGGGACGCGGAGGTGACCGGCTTTAGCTCCACTTTCACGCCGAGCTTTTTTGCGATCGCCTTCACGAAATCTATGTCATACCCGGTGATTTCCCGGGCGCTCTCGTCCACGAATCCGAATGGGGGAAGCGAGTCCTTCACCCCGGCGGTCAAAACACCTTTCGCCTTTATCGTTTCCAAAGCGCCCGCTGACGCCGGACTCCAGCCGGAAACGACCATTGCGGCGGACATGATCAGCGCAGATAATATTCTCATCCTCGAAAAACCTTTCATCAATAGTGCAGGGGGGAGAGCACCCGCTGCAGGAACGTTTTTGCCCTTTCGCTCTTCGGGTTCTTGAAAAACTCATCGGGGGGCGCGTCCTCCACTATGGAGCCGTGGTCCACGAACAGCACGCGGTTTGCCACCTTGCTGGCAAAGCCCATCTCATGGGTCACCACCATCATGGTCATCCCCTGGAACGCAAGCCACTGTATCACGTCGAGCACTTCGGAGATCATCTCCGGGTCCAGCGCGGATGTGGGCTCGTCAAACAGCATTATCTTCGGCTTCATGGCAAGCGCGCGGGCTATTGCCACCCTTTGCTGCTGCCCGCCGGAAAGCTGGGACGGATAGGAGTCCTTCTTGTCGGCCAGCCCCACCGTGTCCAAAAGCTTCACGGCCTGCTCTTCCGCCTCTTTTTTGTCCGTGCCGCGGATAAGAAGCGGGGCCAGTGTGATGTTCTTCAGGGCCGTCAGGTGCGGATACAGGTTGAACTGCTGGAACACAAAGCCAATCTCCGCCCGCAACGCGGCGATGTCCGGATGCGGCGAAGTGACCTCTATCCCGTCCACGACTATGGATCCCTCGTCCACGCTTTCAAGCTTGTTCACCGTGCGTATCAGGGTGGACTTTCCGGAGCCGGAGGGGCCGCACACCACCACCGTCTCGCCCCGGTTCACATGCAGGTTCACATTGTCGAGCACTTTGAGCGCCCCGAACCTTTTGCTGACGCCGTTAAACTTGATCACCTTTAATCAGCCCGCACAACGTTGTCATCCCGGAAGCCGTCCCAGGCTATCCGGGATCGCGCCTCGCTATTTAAAGTCCGGATGCCGGATCAAATCCGGCAAGACAGGACACCGGCGTGGCCGATGGCCCGCGCCGGAGTGAAAACACCGGGTATTCTAACACTTTCGCGGGAGTTTTAAGACATCCGGCCGAAGACATGGTAAAAAAAACGGGCGGATCAAATAATCCGCCCGTCTGATTAAGAACGTAGTCCGTTCCGGGTTATTTCTTCCTCGGAGCAAACTGGCTCTTGGCGACTTCCTTCGGCCATATCAGGTCCAAAGAATCGCCATGCCACTGCACCACATAGGTGTCCAGCTTGTTCTGGTTGACCTTGGAGCCGTAAGCGCCGAACTTCACCGCGCCAAACGCCGTCTTCACGTCCGTGGCGGCCAGGGCGGCCCTCACGTCCTCGGCACCGGTGGATTTGGCCCTGCCCAAAGCGTCCGCCAGCACGAAGGGAGCGGAGTAGGCCTCCACCACGTGGTAGGATATCTCCATTTCCTTCTTGCCATAGTACTTGTACTTCTGGTCTTTCTTGTGCTTTGCGCGGAACTTCGCGGCGAACTCCTTGGAGCCAGACAGGCCCAAAGCCTCGTCCCACAGGGTTGTGGACACAACGCCTTCGGCGTCGGCCCCGGCCTTGTCCTGGAACTCCGCGCCGGCGAACCCGGCGCCAGCGCCCGCGAACACCATCGGGTTGATGCCAAGGCTGATGGCTTCCTTCATGAGCGCCGGGGCTTCGGAAGCGTAGGCGACCATGTACACCACATCAGGCTTCGCCTGTTTGAGCTTGAACATGACAGGGTTGAAGGACTTGGCCTTGCTGTCAAAGCTTTCCTTGAACACGACGGACACGCCTGTCTCTTTGCAGACCGCCTCGAAAGCCTCGGCGAGGTTCGCGCCGAAAAGACGCTTGTCATAAACGATGCCGGCGGTCTTCGGTTTGACAACTTCGGTCAAAAACGACTTAAGCCCGTTGTTCCATTCGCTGGCGGGCTGGTTCATCCTGAAAACAGGGAACGACGCGGCGGCGGCGCCCTTGAAAGAAGCGAGCTCGGTGATCTTGTCGGCCGAACCGGTGTGAACCAGATACGGGGTCTTCGTGGCAACCGACACGGAAGCGATCTCAAAAGCCTCGTCCGAAGCGTAACCGCCGATCAGAGCGGTGACCTTGTCCTTTTCAACCAGCTGGTTGGCGGCGTTTTTCGCCACATAAGGCTTGCTCTGGGAATCCACCACCACAGCTTCCAGCTTCTTGCCGCCCACGCCACCCTTGGCGTTGATTTCCTCGAACGCCATGTCAATGGCGGACTTTTCAAAATATCCCTCTTTGGCCTGGCTGCCGGTCAACGGCAGGATGACGCCGATCTTGATGGCGTCCGCCGCATACGCCGGAGCGGCGGCCATACACATGAATACGGAGAGTAATGCGTACAGCAATGCCTTGGTTTTATTCATAATCACCGATCCTCTTCCCTCACTGAAATTGTTTGGTAACAAAAACCCGTCAAAATGCGCCGCCATGGCAGGCGCCGTTTTGATTTCAACGTATGCCCCGCGCGTTCCCCTTCCCGTCCGCATCCGGCCGGGCAAACCCCTATTGCGGGTAAAACCTGAGCCTTGCGCCCTCCGGCGCAAAACCAAATTTACGCGAACGAACGATACCGTATTTTGAAAGACAAGTCAAGCGAAGTGTTGGCTATCTAAATCATGTTAATTCCGGCAGATAACAGACCAAGCCGGCCCCGCCACAAGGCGCCGATGAAGCTTGAAATCTTTCATGCGAGCAAGCATAATTTAGACCCTGAACCGGGTTGCATGTTCAACTATATGGATGCGCCAGAAACCGTGGCGTTTACAATGCCTCGTTTGAAATACATATGCCGGCTTTTTTGAATGGTCTTAGGAACGCCAACCTGAAGGGCGAGCTGACAGGAGCAATCTCCTCGTCATACCAGATGATCCCGTTCATCATAGCAAACGGCGTCATTGCCTTCGCCCCCCTGGGGGACAAATATCTGCCGGTGGGAGTCATGTCCGCCTTCGCAGGGGCGATAATCCTCAGCGTCCTGCACCCAGTCCTCGGGGGCGCGCCCGGCCTTATCTCCGGCCCCCACTCTGTCGCATCCATCGTCATCGGCGCCATGTTCGCCCAGCTTACGGTCCATAATCACGACTTCATGGCCTCTTTGGATCCTGTTTCCGGCGTCATGGCCATAACGCTCCTTGCGGTAACTCTGGCTGGTGTTTTCCAGTTCCTTTTCGGGTTTTTCCGTTTCGGCACACTTATCAAATTCATCCCGTACCCGATCCTGGCGGGGTATATAAACAGTTCCGTGGTCCTTATAGTGCTGGGGCAGACCCGCTCTTTTTTAAGCTTGAAGCCCCAGGATTCGCTGTCGGACTGGCTCATTCACATGGAAAGCCTGCATTGGGCCGATTTCGCCGTCGTGGCCGCCACGGTGCTGGCCATCGCCGGGGCCAATATCTTCAAGTCCAGGTTGCCGGCCACGCTGGTCGGCTTTTTCGCCGGGACCGCCGCCTATCACACCTTCGCGGCGATGGGGGCCACTTTCGGGTCGGCCACTCTGATGGAGGTGTCATTCTCGGAGGCGGCGAAGGCCTATTCGTTCGACTTCTTCGGCGGATTCGCCGCGCAGGAGGATTTCGACGTGGTGATCACCATCGTCCTGGCCTCCGTCACCATCGCGATGCTCTCGTCGGTGGAGTCGCTCCTTTCGCTGCTCAGCATCGGCTACACCACGGAGATTCCGTTGGACAGCAACAGGGAGCTTAAGACCTACGGCGCCACCAACGTCCTTTCAGGCCTCTCCGGAGGGCTTGCCGGGGGGAGCTATTTTTCCACCTCGCTGATCAATTACACCAGCGGAGGGAAAGGCGCCCTGTCCAGTATTTTCACCGGGCTGATCCTGCTTTCGGGGCTCATTGTGTTCTCCGGCGCGCTGGAGCTCATCCCCAAGACCGTGATCGCCGTGAACGTCATATACGTGGCCTTCAAGATTTTCGACAAGTGGACGCTGTCGCTGATCGGCAAGGCTTTCCGCAAGGAGATTCTCAACAAAAGGGAGGCTGTCAACAACCTGGCCCTGATCTTCGCGGTGGTGATCGTCACGGTGGTGTTCAACCTGGTGGCGGCCGTGGCATCCGGCCTTTTCCTTTCGGCCATCATATTCATGGCGAAGATGAGCCGCTCGCCCATCAGGAGGGTGTACCACGGAGATTCCGTCCGCTCGCGCAAGCGCAGGTCGGGCCATGTGATAAGCCTTCTGCAGGGGCTGGGAAGGAAGATCGTCATTTTCGAGCTTGAGGGCGCCATATTTTTCGGCAGCGCCGATTTCGTGGCCCTGGAAGTGGAAAAGACCGTCAAAAAAGGCTCCCTGGCGGTGATAATCGACCTGAAAAGGGTGAAGGAGATAGACAGCACGGGGCTTAAGATCCTCGACCAGTCGCACACCACGCTAAAGAAGAACCATAAACAGCTTTTCATAAGCGGCGTGAACGAAAAGAGCAGTCTGGGCCGGTTCTTCAAGGACATGGGGGTGATAGACTCCATCGGCCCGGAGAATTTCTTCGACGACACGGACATGGCCCTGGAGCGGGCGGAAAACCTGGCCCTCACCGTGCACATCGAATCCAAGTTCCTGGACTTCGTCAACGAACGGGTCAGCGTGGTGGCCCTGCGCGACCATTACACGGAAGAGGACGTAGAGGACCTGCTGGCGTGGTGGAACGAACAGGCCGGCAAGGGGATCCGGTATTTCCTGGTGAATCTGGAGAGCCTTACCGCGGTGGAGCCCTGGACACAGCTTTTCATCTGCCGCGCGTATTCCTTCGCCCAGAAGACCAAGGCGGGGCTGGGCCTTTGCCCGGTGGACGCAAGCGGCCCGATGCGGGAGGGGCTTGACCGGCTGGGGATCATAACGCTTTTGGGGGAAGAGAACGTTTTCCCGTCGGTGGAAGCAGCGAAGATGGACAACCAGAGGCTCGTGGACCTTTTCGAGGAGGAGATGTTCAGCGAATATTTCCCCGACAACGTGATCCCGCTGGAAAAATCGGGGCTGTTCAGGGATTTCCCGCCAGAGGAAATAAACGTGTTCAAGAATTTCCTGAAGATGCAGCGCTTCGCCAAGGGGAGCGTGATCCTGCAAAGCGGCGAGAAGGCCGACAACATGTACTTTATAATAAGCGGGTTCGCCACCATATATATCAAGGCGCCGGAGACGGGGGCGGTCAGGCGGCTGGAGACGTGCGGGCCGGGGACTGTGGTGGGCGAGGGGATGATATACAGCAAGTCGCGCACCGCCAACGCCCGGGCGGACACGGACCTTGTGTGCTATTCGCTGACGCTGGGCAACTTCCGGAAAATATGCGATCAGTTCCCCCCGCTGGGGCTCAAGTTCTATCACAACATCGGGCTGGAGCTGACCGAACGGCTGCGGACGGCCAATATAATGGTGTCGCAGATAGAGCTATAGGCGGTCAAACCTCGGATTGCGCGCTTTAGGAAAGTTTATGGAATACGATGAAAAAGAGTTTCAGGCGCTTTACAAAACCTTTCAGCCAGCCATTCTGCGCTACCTTGCCCGGCTTGCCGGCGAGAATGAGGCCGAAGACCTTACACAGGAGGTCTTCATGCGTATCAGGCGCTCCATAGGCTCGTTTCGGGGGGAATCTTCCCTTTCCACATGGGTCTTCCGGATAGCGGCGAACGCCGCGCTGGACAAATTGCGAAGCCCGGCCTTCAAAAAACCGGCCCGGGGGCCGGAAGGCGATCCCGGACAGGATACCCCGGACAATGGGCCGTCCCCAGACCAGCGGCTTATCAGAAATGAGATGAACGAATGCATAAGGAGCTTTATCGAAAAGCTGCCTGAACAGTACCGCGACGTCATTGTCCTTAGCGAGCTGGAGGAGAAGAAAAACTCCGAGATATCCGAAATCCTCGGCGTGACGGTCGGCACGGTCAAAATAAGGCTCCATCGCGCAAGGGCCATGCTCAAGGAAGAATTGGCGTCCAATTGCAATTTTTATCAGGACCAAGGCAAAGGGCTTTCGTGCGACCGCAAGGGCGCGCTGAATATCACATTTTAATTCCGCCCGAGCGTATCCTTTCCATCCCCTCCCCCGTCTATAAGTTCAGAAATGCCGGCAATCCCGCGTAAACGCCATCCTGGCACGATACGCGCCGGGAGGAGCCGGCCCGGAACGAAAATGCAGCGGATGATTTTAAGGAGTGTGGAAAATGGAAGAAAAGTTCAAGGAATTGATAGCCGTCGGCGCGTCGCTTGCCGCCAATTGCCACCCATGCCTGCGCTACCACGCGGGAAAAGCGGCGGAACATGGGGCGGACGAGCTTGAAATAGCCCAAGCGCTGGAAATGGGGAAAGCTGTGCGCAAAGGCGCCGCGTCAAAAACGGACGCATTTGCGGCGCAATTGACCTTGGCAGGCGCTCCGGCCAACAGCGCAAAGGAAGAGGGGTGCGGATGCGGTTCGTGACCGTTCACCGGCGGAAGGGGGCTTTGAATGAAAATTAATCATTTAAAGCGCTATCCTGTCTTATTGGCCCTGGCGCTGCTGGCGATAACGGCCTCCTGCGCGATGTTCAGGGACATGCAGGCGATGAAAGCTCCCAGGTATGAGCCGGGAAAGCATAAAGGGGCGGCCTATTGCGGCGGATGCCACAAGGACATTTACGGCCAATGAGCCCAAAACTCCCGGCATGCGCTGGCCAACACCAGCGGCTCTTTTCACAGCGTGAGGGAGAAGCTTGAGAACGATTTCCTCATGGACTCGATTATGGGCGTTTCGATGTGCTACGCCTGTCATGGGCAGCGGGAGACCAAAGAGGGGGTGAATTGCGAGACCTGCCACGGCCCGGCCATAGAGGGCGATTCCATCGAGCAGACCCATTCAAAAAAATACAGGCCGGGAATGGCCGCAATGAAAAAGGCCGATTTTTGCGCCAAATGCCATGAAATGAAAAATCCCATGTCCGGCTCCGGGATAATGACCGTTCACAGCGAATGGCTCGATAGCCGGGCCGCCAAAGATGGAGTAACCTGCCAGGACTGCCACATGAAACAGGGGGTCAATGGGATTCGTTATCACGGATTCGACACCGCCACGCGCAACGTGAGGATATACCAGGATGATCTGGCCGTCTCGGCCGTCAAACTTGAATTTCCCCGGATAAGCCTGTTTTTGGAAAACCGGGTTTCCGGCCACGCGGTCCCCGCAAGCTGCGGCACACGGATATTGGCGATTCAAATCTCCCTGCGGGACGCCGATGGAAGAGAATTGCACAACATCACGAGCGTTTTCACCAAGAAAACCGAGCTTATGGGAGGGATAATGCCTTTCAGGGTGCTGGAAAACACCCAGCTTCAAAGCGGGGAAAAACGCCTTTTGGCCTTCGGCCTGCCATCATCGCTTCGCGGGCGGATCCGCGAGGCTGTCATCACGTTGAGGTTTTACGAAGTCCCTGACGAATATCACGGAGACTTGAAAATGGCCAACTGGACAAGCGAGGCTTTTCTGGAACAAGAGATCATATTTTAGCCCGGCGTCACTTCATCATGCCGCATATGGGGGCGAACTGTTCCAGATCGATAACGCCTTTGCCGGGTGTGATCCCAGTGAATTCCGGCCCGGCCCCGGAGATGTCCTCGTCCGGCCGCTCCAGGAAGGCGATGGTCATCATGTGGCGCTTTGGAATCTCCTCAAGCTTGACAATGTAATGATACTGTCCGCGCTCAATGGCAAGTTTCCGTATGGAGCAAAGCAGGAAAAATGAAGAACCAACCGACGAACCGGCATTGTTTATCTTGATCTCGATGACGGAAACTTGAGGGCGGCGCTCCGTCTCCTTGATGATGATGTCCATTTTTGAGTTCCCGGAGGTCTTGGAATCGGCCTCGAAAAGCCGCTCTCCCTGGCCGGACGCGGCGGCAAGAAGAATGAACGCCACGGCTGGAAAAAGCCTGGATACCCAATATTTTGCGCGGTTCATGGTGAGCGTTCTCCCGATGCCATCCTAAGCGGCTGCGCCCGGATTCACTTTATCGTCAGCAGCGTGTCCCCGCTTTCGACCTTGTCCCCCTGGTTGACTGCGACGGAAGTGACCGTTCCGCCCATCGGCGCGTGGACCTCGGTCTCCATCTTCATCGCTTCCATCACGATAAGAAGGTCCCCCTCATCCACCTTCTGCCCTTCCTTGCACAGGATGTTGAATATGGACCCGGCCAAAGGCGATTTGACGGCTGATCCTTCCGCAATGGCCGTTGCGGGAGCTGTCACCGCCGCCACGGCCATGGGCGCCGTGAACGATCCTGGATCCATGTCGTCCACTTTCACGTCGTAAACCTTGCCGTTCACCGTCACACGGAACACGTTGGACGGCGCGGCCTGCGCCTTAGGCTGGGCCGGGGCGGCCGGTTCGTCTTTTTTGAATTTTTCGCTCGGCGGAGTGCCCCGCTTTTTCATGTACTGCTCGGCCACCTGCGGGAACAGCGCGAAGATGATCACATCCTCGTCCTTCACCGCCTTGTCCGCCACTTCGCTTTTAAGCCTGTCCCATTCAGGCTCCAGCAAGTCCGCCGGGCGCACGGTGATCGGCTGATTCTCCCCGCAGACCTTCTTTAAAAGCTCCGGGCTTATGTCGCCGGGCACTTTCCCGTATTTGCCTTCGA
This DNA window, taken from Nitrospinota bacterium, encodes the following:
- a CDS encoding ABC transporter substrate-binding protein → MRILSALIMSAAMVVSGWSPASAGALETIKAKGVLTAGVKDSLPPFGFVDESAREITGYDIDFVKAIAKKLGVKVELKPVTSASRIPQLVSGNIDIIAATMTKTPERATQIDFSHTYFLTGQKFLVKKGTVAKLADLEGKKIGTAKGSTSEQNVKKALPGAKVLAFDDYPQAFLALQQGKVFAVTTDEAILAGIMAKAANPAEFEIPNVGISDEPYGLGMRKGEEDLVKLVNTTLLEMEKSGEAAKIFGKWFGPKSKAPLKRNFKIAP
- a CDS encoding amino acid ABC transporter permease, whose protein sequence is MSGYSFDWTVITSGKYALWLFEGLKVTLQLSSVSIILAFAIGVLVAVARMSHHGVFRLGSMAYLEFIRNTPLLVQIFFWYFGSYKILPAAFNDWLNTTGDFEFWAAAAGLAIYTSAFIAEDIRSGVRAVPKTQMEAAVSSGFSYLGAMRHVILPQAVRISVPPLIGQFLNLMKNSSLAMTIGVAELSYQARQVESETLKGFEAFTAATLIYLALSLMISAAMNVYRKKYLMAGRHA
- a CDS encoding sigma-70 family RNA polymerase sigma factor, with amino-acid sequence MEYDEKEFQALYKTFQPAILRYLARLAGENEAEDLTQEVFMRIRRSIGSFRGESSLSTWVFRIAANAALDKLRSPAFKKPARGPEGDPGQDTPDNGPSPDQRLIRNEMNECIRSFIEKLPEQYRDVIVLSELEEKKNSEISEILGVTVGTVKIRLHRARAMLKEELASNCNFYQDQGKGLSCDRKGALNITF
- a CDS encoding amino acid ABC transporter permease, translated to MFDYSVIANNLPYFMVGLWPHGPLGGFALTIYLAVTSCALSILFGIVVGLMGVARHDVIRRVSKIYCEVLRGMPLLMVIFWMYFLLPLATGGAVPESRTVIAALTIFTSAYMGQIVRAGIEGVPRGQMEAAMSTGLGYWQAMIYVVLPQGLRHMIPSFVNQLVSLVKDTSLAFIVGVPELTSIATQVNNRTMIFPFEIFIFIAILYFSLCYTLTAFSRWLERRYS
- a CDS encoding ABC transporter substrate-binding protein codes for the protein MNKTKALLYALLSVFMCMAAAPAYAADAIKIGVILPLTGSQAKEGYFEKSAIDMAFEEINAKGGVGGKKLEAVVVDSQSKPYVAKNAANQLVEKDKVTALIGGYASDEAFEIASVSVATKTPYLVHTGSADKITELASFKGAAAASFPVFRMNQPASEWNNGLKSFLTEVVKPKTAGIVYDKRLFGANLAEAFEAVCKETGVSVVFKESFDSKAKSFNPVMFKLKQAKPDVVYMVAYASEAPALMKEAISLGINPMVFAGAGAGFAGAEFQDKAGADAEGVVSTTLWDEALGLSGSKEFAAKFRAKHKKDQKYKYYGKKEMEISYHVVEAYSAPFVLADALGRAKSTGAEDVRAALAATDVKTAFGAVKFGAYGSKVNQNKLDTYVVQWHGDSLDLIWPKEVAKSQFAPRKK
- a CDS encoding class I SAM-dependent methyltransferase produces the protein MKILKARYAGDGPAYKKGDEANVVQIESDEDYTRLIHNIESSNFYGSAYFDSHIGRVKGIVRTHNLLFASIISSLKPRKALEIGCGAADDLFTLGLSGEVDVHGVDISEEILKDTWPELAGKLAAGDLLDVLRNYRADGRLFDTVLGFDIWEHLDPRRLGEYITSLIDVSTQDAFYFFVIPGFGCDRMYGEIFPLEFEENREQFDKREPFKCLTLNSFDPLVPSSGHLTWAHTEWWEKLFADHGLARVTEVEKKIHNYFGECLFYARRTFYVFRRNTQSAEERERRLTSEDRLTVYRAIRGTARLRALVKKRELDTGTHTLDNTGYDDFIKNITGKLEYSIAERIIYILYTAVDKTREGFFKLAIGLDGLAKFVIRKTAPLLSRLIAKLVMLGMKG
- a CDS encoding amino acid ABC transporter ATP-binding protein yields the protein MIKFNGVSKRFGALKVLDNVNLHVNRGETVVVCGPSGSGKSTLIRTVNKLESVDEGSIVVDGIEVTSPHPDIAALRAEIGFVFQQFNLYPHLTALKNITLAPLLIRGTDKKEAEEQAVKLLDTVGLADKKDSYPSQLSGGQQQRVAIARALAMKPKIMLFDEPTSALDPEMISEVLDVIQWLAFQGMTMMVVTHEMGFASKVANRVLFVDHGSIVEDAPPDEFFKNPKSERAKTFLQRVLSPLHY
- a CDS encoding SLC26A/SulP transporter family protein, with translation MNGLRNANLKGELTGAISSSYQMIPFIIANGVIAFAPLGDKYLPVGVMSAFAGAIILSVLHPVLGGAPGLISGPHSVASIVIGAMFAQLTVHNHDFMASLDPVSGVMAITLLAVTLAGVFQFLFGFFRFGTLIKFIPYPILAGYINSSVVLIVLGQTRSFLSLKPQDSLSDWLIHMESLHWADFAVVAATVLAIAGANIFKSRLPATLVGFFAGTAAYHTFAAMGATFGSATLMEVSFSEAAKAYSFDFFGGFAAQEDFDVVITIVLASVTIAMLSSVESLLSLLSIGYTTEIPLDSNRELKTYGATNVLSGLSGGLAGGSYFSTSLINYTSGGKGALSSIFTGLILLSGLIVFSGALELIPKTVIAVNVIYVAFKIFDKWTLSLIGKAFRKEILNKREAVNNLALIFAVVIVTVVFNLVAAVASGLFLSAIIFMAKMSRSPIRRVYHGDSVRSRKRRSGHVISLLQGLGRKIVIFELEGAIFFGSADFVALEVEKTVKKGSLAVIIDLKRVKEIDSTGLKILDQSHTTLKKNHKQLFISGVNEKSSLGRFFKDMGVIDSIGPENFFDDTDMALERAENLALTVHIESKFLDFVNERVSVVALRDHYTEEDVEDLLAWWNEQAGKGIRYFLVNLESLTAVEPWTQLFICRAYSFAQKTKAGLGLCPVDASGPMREGLDRLGIITLLGEENVFPSVEAAKMDNQRLVDLFEEEMFSEYFPDNVIPLEKSGLFRDFPPEEINVFKNFLKMQRFAKGSVILQSGEKADNMYFIISGFATIYIKAPETGAVRRLETCGPGTVVGEGMIYSKSRTANARADTDLVCYSLTLGNFRKICDQFPPLGLKFYHNIGLELTERLRTANIMVSQIEL
- a CDS encoding hemerythrin family protein; amino-acid sequence: MYVEWSDSFSTGVDLFDGQHKKLFGIINDLHKGITSGKGREALLPTLNELANYASYHFVAEEKALQECHYAKYDDHKRQHEGFKAEVLNYINDHMSGVRVMPLDILRFVTEWLKEHIAVSDKAYGPAINAFGAPEGQV
- a CDS encoding carboxymuconolactone decarboxylase family protein yields the protein MEEKFKELIAVGASLAANCHPCLRYHAGKAAEHGADELEIAQALEMGKAVRKGAASKTDAFAAQLTLAGAPANSAKEEGCGCGS